A stretch of the Vitis vinifera cultivar Pinot Noir 40024 chromosome 16, ASM3070453v1 genome encodes the following:
- the LOC132255324 gene encoding rust resistance kinase Lr10-like, which yields MEMIIYMEPSTDDEIYRTQVLCSRQGHCLNASLTNLLALGMIELNIDESEEVAWVGWKKLQDIALGIAKGIEYLHQGCDQRILHFDIKPHNILLDHNFNPKITDFGLAKLCSKEQSAVSMTTVRGTMGYIAPEMLSRNLGNVSSKSDIFSYGMLLLEMVGGRKNIDVTVDNTSQVYFPEWIYNHLDQGKELQIRIDEERDTQIVKKLTIIGLWCIQWFPVDRPSMKLVVQMLEGEHNLSTPPNPFTCTSPTKTNASTSKRYLQQELTVLIN from the exons ATGGAAATGATAATCTACATGGAACCGAGTACAGACGATGAAATCTACCGAACACAAGTTCTATGTTCAAGGCAGGGCCATTGCCTAAACGCCAGTCTCACGAACTTGTTGGCACTGGGAATGATTGAGTTGAACATTGACGAATCTGAAGAGGTTGCTTGGG TTGGTTGGAAAAAGCTTCAAGATATTGCTTTAGGTATTGCCAAAGGAATTGAATATCTTCACCAAGGTTGTGATCAAAGAATCctccattttgatatcaaacctCATAATATTTTACTTGATCACAATTTTAATCCAAAAATAACTGATTTTGGCCTAGCCAAATTATGTTCCAAGGAACAAAGTGCAGTTTCTATGACTACAGTTAGGGGAACCATGGGCTATATCGCTCCAGAGATGTTATCCAGGAATTTAGGGAATGTGTCTTCCAAGTCAGATATTTTTAGCTATGGAATGCTATTACTTGAAATGGTAGGAGGAAGGAAGAATATTGATGTTACTGTGGATAATACTAGCCAAGTTTACTTCCCAGAATGGATTTATAATCATCTAGATCAAGGTAAAGAGCTACAAATTcgaattgatgaagaaagagatactcaaatagtaaaaaaattgacaattatTGGACTTTGGTGTATTCAATGGTTCCCAGTGGATCGTCCTTCTATGAAGCTTGTGGTTCAGATGTTAGAAGGAGAACATAATTTATCCACGCCTCCCAATCCTTTCACTTGCACCAGTCCAACAAAAACAAATGCAAGCACATCTAAAAGAtaccttcaacaagagttaacAGTTCTCATAAATTGA